GAAAGTAGGCAGTTATTCTGTTAGAAGTGAGGAGTTAAGAGAGTTAGAGAACCTCTCAAGTAGTTCTCTATTGTACCTGGGTATCATCTTGTTCTATTCCAGAATAGGGAGATCTAATCTATATGGTCCAAATAAAATCACTATACATTCCACATGTTAGGATCCAATTTGTAAGGTATGGGACTATGGGACTTAGTCCCACTGGAAGTATGAGACTTTGTGGTATGGTTCTCTCAAGGTTCTTATCTTTATATTATACCACAAGATGATACATTATCTTGTCCGTTGACGATAATGATAAATTTTCTCACAATGAAAAGATATATGAACCTAATAAGGGTTTTTAATTGTGGAGAAATGCGAGTTGATGCGCGTCCGGAATAAAACATGTTATGTTGCATCCGCAATTGAGGCTGCAGACCAAAATTTAAAACCCTGAACCCTAATGCCTCCAACAAATTTCCTGAAGAAAGACATTATTACCCAGTCATGGCAGCCAACAAGGAAATGATCAGCACCTCCGGTTCTGTTCCAGAAAGGATGTTTCCCCGCAATGAGGTCCACATAATCATGAAGATATTGAACCAGGTTGCCACGCCTATGTGAATCCTTCACATACAATGTTTCCTCCAGCTTACGAGAACTGAAAGGTAAGTAAAACAGGTGAGCCTTGTTTGGGTCTTTAGTTGCAAATCTTTTATTAGCTTCCATCAGCTTCATGAACCATCCCTCAGATGCATATATTCCTGTCAGAAATGGTGAGTGCAGTATGGGTCTATCTCCTTCTCTGTACACATACACTTTCAGAGTCTCCTGCATTAACTCATAGCTCCTGCAAATTAGATAGATAATTCACATTGTCATTATATATTCATACTTGTGTAGTTTCAGGCATAGGAATTTTACTTCTACAAGATACTTCTACCTCTTGAACATGGAAACATTTTGATAAATGGGAGCATAAAGATTTGGATCATTCCTTATGATTGGTGTATTTTCAATCTGTAATCTGGCCTGCAGTAACTCTTGATCAACAGCTGAAAACCACCTTGGCCtctaaaaacaaataaacaacataaGAGAACATAAGAATATCACAAGGCCAAAATCTCCTACCTAGTCACTGCAATAATGATGAGCTTTCACACTTTATTCACATACCATAGGACGATAGGAAGCATGACTTTGAATCAATAACTTGGTCATTTCAGATACAGATGTGACTTCTGGAACTGGTATATGAGAATGTCCAATCTCATTTGTTGATGGCCTAAAACTCCCTTCCTTCATAGAATTTATGTTGTCCTTCTGAGATAAGGATTTGTTGTAATCATTTGATAACACTGCAGATGTAATATTTGTGCTCACATTTGTTGCAGGACTAAAAGGTGGGGTTAAATATGGTGGTGCCTTTTCAGGAGAAGAAGCAGAGGAACTTGCAGATTTATTTTCAGGTCTAGATGTAATGTTCTCTTCTACTGAACCATTTGTCGAAAAACTCAAAACCGTAGTAATGTTATCAGATTCATCAAATACTAAAGATTGGTTTGGTGGGCTTCCTGGTTCTAAGACCAAACCAGCTATTGTTGCAGACATCTCAAGATCATGTTCAGCAGTAGAGTTTGGTTCCAATTTAGGTGATGGAGCGGTAGTATGGAAGCTAAAGATACCATATGGAAGCTCAAGATACTGAAAAGCTATGATCACAGCAAAAGTAATACCAATAAGCCATAGTAATCTCTTTGTTTCAAGATGAAACAAGGATAAAAATTCTTGACCCATTTTCTTCAACAGCTGTCAGTTGATGGCAATGAGCATAATCGCTCGGCTAAAAACACCCAAAAATCCAATATCAGATAAGAGAAACAATTATTGATTgtagaaacaacaaatggacCAAATTCAAATACAACACTATAAAGAAAAAATCTCATGAGCAAAAAGGAGAACCAAATTTATCAATGTCCAATGAAAATGAATATGCATTTTTACCATTTACTCAAAATTAAATACAAGTGTTAGTGCTAACTTGGGTTGGTACCACTAGTCTTAGGTTCCAAGTTTAACTATCACATCCCTATAGGCAGggtcggtcccgacattttggaggccctgagcaaataataaaaatggacccctaataaaaaaaaattaaagaacattatctatttaaattgtaataaaaattaaattctatATAAAGTTaacatataataattaaaaaacggTTCCAATAACCAAACCAACCGGTGGTTCAGTGGTATAGCTTGCTGTCTGGTTCCGTGGGCCTGCACAGGCCCAGGCCCGGCCCGGCCCTGCCTATAGGTCGAGGGTTTGAATCCCCAGTGTTGGTAGGTAACCCTTCTCTGGGAGATTGAGACTATACTCAGGAGTGGGTTTCTAGTCTCTACTAACCTCACCAACATGTCACTGACGTGCTCCCTAGTGCTAGAGGTGTTTTCTCTCTAttgtacctttttttttttgttaaaaagaaTAAAAGTCTTACCGTTTCTTGATGATAAAACAAAGTTAGTTGAATTGAAACCGAGTAATGAGAGAGGCAATAAAATAAAGGAAGGCAAGAGCTAGTGAAACCCACCTAATTTGCAACCAAGTTCAGAAACACACGCAGCAAAAGAAGAAGGCAAGGCCTTCACTTCCTCTAACCAAAAGACAAACTAGCCGTTTATGCCTTTATGGTGACCTTCAACAAGATCAATTCTGATGATACACAGTACAGGGGAAGAAAAGAATCATGTGATTTCATCAACTAGGAGGAGGTTCaaagttttgtttctttttccatGCAGATGCAgttccagaagcagaagtaaaCAAACACCAAAATGGTTTGCTTGtagaattatttaattaatactgGAAACTAAAATAAACTAAACAAAACAGAGTTGAATAATGGTGAAGACTGAAGAAGCTAATTACCTGGCAGTGATTCCAATGTTAGAACTTTCCTTCAACGCTCTTCCGTTCACATGAACTTCGAGATGGTATTTAATTGTCATATCTATCAAGTTTCAAAGTAGCAAGCATAGCTCAATTTGTCTTTTTCTGACACATACATAACCCATTTAGCTGCTCAATAACACCACAACAAGCAAGCCTCAAGCTGCCATATATACCTCTACTTcacattaaataaaatattatataaaacagAAAGAAATTGGATGACATAAGTAgattttagtaatttttcatTTGGGGTAGGATTGAGTAGTTTTGTTCAATCTTACGGTTTGGAGTCAGTGTCAACTCAATTATTTGATTTTAATCATTTTAAAATGAAACTCCCATTTTGGACCACTTCTCAATTGGTCCTTTTGGGCTAGTCATTTGATTTTTGGGGCAGCATAAACCGGGTGAAGACTATTTCGACCATCCCCAATTACTATCCACATCATTTTTTATGAGCAAAAAAACAATTATACCCCCAATTTTAAAAAACCTAAActaattcaattaaaaaaaactccATACCATCTCCCTCTCTCATTCTCACGgccttctctcttcctctcaactttcccaaataaaaaaaaactctagcACCACACCATCTGTTGATTGGAACGAAGAAGGAGAGTCATACCAGGAGAAGAATGAGGGTCATaccaggaagaggaagaaggtacTTGAAGgaacaagaggaagaagaagcaactGTAGAGTAAGCCCCCACCCCCCCCCCTTCATACATTTTCCACCAAGTCAAACACCAAAACCTGAACCTGCAACAAAAACCGTAATTTAAATTACAGTAACTTCCGCTATCTTTATAGAGGAAGCTACCGTTACtaagatagcggaagttaccgctactaaaatagcggaagttaccgctaTTAATGTCCGCAGTTTAAATGGCGGAACGAACCAGAACCCACATATTCTACCCAGATTTACGCGAAAAAACCgtaaaaatcccaaaatctcACCTATTTTGAGCTTCTATTCTTCTCTTGATCTCACCCACTTATCTTCTACACTGACTTGGAGCTTCAAATACCTCTAAGGTGTGTGATGTGTtgatttagaagatgaaatAGGGATGGGGGAAGGTgagagtggaagaggaagaaggaagaaggaagaagaaggtgaggttgggagagtatttttttttactacttTGTATGTTTTCTATGTTGGGGGTATTTTtgggattaaaaaaaaagatgatggtATGGATAGTAAAGGGGATGGTACAAATAGTCTTGGCCTATAAACCGCTactaaaattaagaaaaaataatttgttgCTATTAAAATTCTCCGTCTAATTCATAAAAACAGCCCCATAAATATGACATAAACTAATTTTACCAATGTTGGGTACTAAATGCTAAAAAACCATTTTGAGAGATCAGATTTAATTTACCATTGTTTTACAAagattaaaaacatatttaaccctataatttttttagaagaaaaagataaaaactaagattATCTTGCAAGTGATATTGTACATAGAACATGAATAACCAATATTGTTCAGTTCGGCCCAAGCAACCACTTGGCCTTGCATCATTCTGGTCGATCCAAATTATTACACAAACAATGAATGTATCAAGTTGATCGGCCaagataattaaatatataattttcgTTCGTAGCAACTAGCTGGTTATAAAACTAAGCTATTAGAATTATGGTTAAATCAGCTTGAGAAAAGTTGAAGCCTTAATGCCGCATAAAAAAACAAGCTACCAAACGGAAAATAACTCATACAATTGATTATACGATTTCTATAAGTATGTTTGATTGCACCGTAAGTAGACAAAAAATTCACTTTTGCGCTTTTATTGTTCTTCTAGACTTCGAGATTCTCTTTCTTTGATCTTGAGTTGACTTGAGCATCGGAGTGACTTTGGTAGGAACTTCTTGTGGCGTTTCTCTTTCACAAGTGACGTATTCGCCCAACTCCTATCACTTATGAATGAG
This is a stretch of genomic DNA from Lotus japonicus ecotype B-129 chromosome 1, LjGifu_v1.2. It encodes these proteins:
- the LOC130734468 gene encoding probable glycosyltransferase At5g03795; this encodes MGQEFLSLFHLETKRLLWLIGITFAVIIAFQYLELPYGIFSFHTTAPSPKLEPNSTAEHDLEMSATIAGLVLEPGSPPNQSLVFDESDNITTVLSFSTNGSVEENITSRPENKSASSSASSPEKAPPYLTPPFSPATNVSTNITSAVLSNDYNKSLSQKDNINSMKEGSFRPSTNEIGHSHIPVPEVTSVSEMTKLLIQSHASYRPMRPRWFSAVDQELLQARLQIENTPIIRNDPNLYAPIYQNVSMFKRSYELMQETLKVYVYREGDRPILHSPFLTGIYASEGWFMKLMEANKRFATKDPNKAHLFYLPFSSRKLEETLYVKDSHRRGNLVQYLHDYVDLIAGKHPFWNRTGGADHFLVGCHDWAPSETKERLTNCIRALCNADVKEGFVFGKDASLPETFVRNALNPTRDVGGYPASKRKTLAFFAGQVHHGYVRPILLHHWENKDPDMKIFGTLPRSKGNRNYIQYMKSSKYCICPRGYEVNSPRAVEAISYECVPVIISDNFVPPFFEVLNWESFAVIVLEKDIPNLKNILLSIPEKRYLRLLMRVKKVKQHFLWHKNPVKYDIFHMILHSIWYNRVFSASAR